One stretch of Cololabis saira isolate AMF1-May2022 chromosome 15, fColSai1.1, whole genome shotgun sequence DNA includes these proteins:
- the LOC133460518 gene encoding XK-related protein 8-like codes for MAMFKYSRLDFLCTCVGLVLLLLDISLDIWAAVGFYQEGAWGPLAVLLLLLVGSSVLVQVFSWFWYSYEEFQMETRVEKWLSPRLKLLHVLQMGIYLRHAGVLETSMGSFFSRSSDPLAVYLSHDLSMLRIIETFSESSPQIVLMLSIILQKGLLDPVTVIKALGSVSAVAFSVTTYHRCLRSFLPEKAKQSFLSSVVYFLWHLTLLLSRLVALALFTSVMPCFIFGHFLCSWLVLFFCAWRSNTAFMDSPAGEWLYRATVALVWYFDWFNVVEGKTRKPTLLYHGYILVDICLLCGLWYWKMSTDPPAFVVPWVYAAATAGTVVALYVLGLLLKVLYYKRFHPNLRGDELRGVSTEVLQLGDEVDAPRMLMQSATVPDVVTDRCMPGPPAHCNRRMKKLAENFYSG; via the exons ATGGCCATGTTCAAGTACTCCCGCCTGGACTTCCTGTGCACTTGCGTGggcctggtgctgctgctgctggacatCAGCCTGGACATCTGGGCCGCCGTGGGCTTCTACCAGGAGGGGGCCTGGGGGCCCCTggccgtgctgctgctgctgctcgtggGCTCCTCGGTGCTGGTGCAGGTTTTCAGCTGGTTCTGGTACAGCTACGAGGAGTTTCAGATGGAGACCCGGGTGGAGAAGTGGCTGAGCCCCCGACTGAAGCTGCTGCATGTGCTGCAGATGGGAATCTACCTCAG GCACGCCGGCGTCCTGGAGACATCTATGGGCAGCTTCTTCTCGAGGAGCAGCGACCCCCTGGCGGTGTACCTGAGCCATGACCTGAGCATGCTGCGGATCATCGAGACCTTCTCGGAGAGCTCCCCTCAGATTGTCCTCATGCTGTCCATCATCCTGCAGAAGGGCCTGCTGGACCCGGTGACAG tgaTAAAGGCCTTGGGCTCGGTGTCGGCCGTGGCCTTCAGCGTGACCACGTACCACCGCTGCCTGCGCTCCTTCCTGCCCGAGAAGGCCAAACAGTCCTTCCTCTCCTCGGTGGTGTACTTCCTGTGGCACCTGACACTGCTCCTGTCCCGCCTGGTGGCGCTGGCGCTCTTCACCTCCGTGATGCCCTGTTTCATCTTCGGCCACTTCCTCTGCTCCTGGCTGGTGCTGTTCTTTTGCGCCTGGCGCTCGAACACGGCCTTCATGGACAGCCCCGCGGGGGAGTGGCTCTACCGGGCCACGGTCGCCCTCGTCTGGTATTTCGACTGGTTCAACGTGGTCGAGGGGAAGACCAGGAAGCCGACGCTGCTGTACCACGGCTACATCCTGGTGGACATTTGCCTGCTCTGTGGCTTGTGGTACTGGAAGATGAGCACGGACCCACCGGCCTTTGTGGTGCCATGGGTGTACGCCGCCGCCACCGCTGGCACCGTGGTCGCCCTTTACGTCCTCGGACTCCTGCTGAAGGTCTTATACTACAAACGCTTCCACCCAAACCTGCGCGGAGACGAGCTGAGAGGGGTGAGCACGGAGGTGCTGCAGCTTGGGGATGAGGTGGACGCCCCGCGCATGCTCATGCAGTCAGCCACTGTTCCCGACGTCGTCACAGACAGATGTATGCCCGGCCCACCAGCACACTGCAACCGGAGGATGAAGAAGCTGGCCGAGAACTTCTACTCCGGATGA